One region of Streptomyces sp. CG4 genomic DNA includes:
- a CDS encoding fumarylacetoacetate hydrolase family protein: protein MRIVRYREAAGTEGVYGILGADWLITPLDGDPYGTRRPAGDRRPLDEVTLLAPVEPSKVIAVGRNFAAHAAELGNQVPERPLIFLKPSTSVVGPGEDIVFPGYSDELHHEAELAAVIGVHCRDLQPEDVPGALLGYTCANDVTARDLQKPDGQWWRAKGSDTFCPLGPWVETDLDPAALRVTATVNGELRQEGGTQQMVRPVNELIAHISAAMTLLPGDVILTGTPAGVSRMHPGDTVTVAVEGIGELTNSVVRAS from the coding sequence ATGCGCATCGTGAGGTATCGGGAAGCGGCGGGAACCGAGGGGGTGTACGGCATCCTCGGCGCCGACTGGCTGATCACGCCGTTGGACGGGGACCCGTATGGCACCCGCCGCCCGGCCGGGGACCGCCGCCCTCTGGACGAGGTGACGCTGCTCGCCCCCGTGGAGCCCTCCAAGGTGATCGCGGTCGGCCGCAACTTCGCTGCCCATGCCGCGGAGTTGGGCAACCAGGTGCCGGAACGGCCACTGATCTTCCTCAAACCGTCCACCAGCGTCGTCGGCCCCGGGGAGGACATCGTCTTCCCCGGGTACAGCGACGAGCTCCACCACGAGGCGGAGCTGGCGGCGGTCATCGGAGTGCACTGCCGCGATCTGCAGCCCGAGGACGTTCCGGGAGCGCTCCTCGGCTACACCTGCGCCAACGACGTCACCGCGCGCGACCTGCAGAAGCCCGACGGCCAGTGGTGGCGGGCCAAGGGCTCGGACACCTTCTGCCCGCTCGGCCCCTGGGTGGAGACCGACCTGGACCCGGCCGCGTTGAGGGTCACCGCCACCGTCAACGGCGAACTCCGGCAGGAGGGCGGCACCCAGCAGATGGTCCGCCCGGTCAACGAGCTGATCGCCCACATCAGTGCGGCGATGACGCTGCTGCCCGGCGATGTGATCCTCACCGGCACCCCGGCGGGCGTCTCCCGGATGCACCCCGGCGACACGGTCACGGTCGCGGTCGAGGGCATCGGCGAACTCACCAACTCCGTGGTGCGGGCCTCATGA